Within Pseudomonas tructae, the genomic segment GCCTGGGCCCTGCGTGATGCCAACGCCGCCAATGTGCTGGGCAACTTCGACGACGTACGCTTCGACGAGGCCGGGGTCAAGGCGCGCTTCTACCGCAAGAGTGGCGGCTTTTTCGTCCACATCGAAGGCGAGCAGGGCAAGCCCGAGGAATTTCGCATCCTCTATACCTTCGGCCACCGGCCGCTGCAGCAGTATCTGGTGGCATTGTCGCGCGGCCGCCTGCAGGCACTGACCATCGCCTGGGACAGCCGGACCAAGGAGCAGGGCGGGCAGCGCTGGTTCTCCCTGTACCCCGGCCAACGGTTTACGCCCGACGACCCCTTGCACTGGACGGGCCGCTACCAGAACTGGAATGCGATGTGCGCCGACTGCCATTCCACCCGCCTGCAAAAGCACTATGACGACCAGCAGGACAGTTTCGCCAGCACCTGGCAGGAGCAGACCGTCGGCTGCCAGGGCTGTCACGGGCCTGGCCAGAAGCATGTCGACTGGGCGCGGGCCAAGCCGGCCGAGGCCGTGCCGGGCAAGGGGTTGGTCGTGGATTTCAAGGCGCTGGGCAGCCGTGGCATGGTCGAGCAGTGCGCCTACTGCCACAGTCGCCGTCAGGGGCTGGGCGACGGCCAGTTGCCAGGCCATCCGCAACTGGACCAGAGCCTGCCGGCCACGCTGCGCCAGGGGCTGTACCATGGCGACGGGCAGATTGACGGCGAGGTGTATGAATTCGGTTCGTTCACCCAGAGCAAGATGTACGCGGCGGGTGTGGCCTGTACCGATTGCCATAACCCGCACACCGGCAAGGTACGCATCGAAGGCAATGGCCTGTGCCTGCAATGCCATAACAGCGGGCCCGACACTGCGCGTTTTTCCGGCTTGCAAGCCAAGGACTACGACAGCCCCAGCCATCACCATCATGTGCCAGGCTCACCCGGCGCCCAGTGCGTGAACTGCCATATGCCGAGCAAGACCTATATGCAGGTGGATCCGCGCCGAGACCACAGCCTGCGTATCCCGCACCCGGACCTTGCCGCGCAGAGCGCCAGCCCCGACGCCTGCACCGGCTGCCACCAGGACCGCCAACCGGCCTGGGCGGCCAGTGCCATCGCGCAATGGTTCGCCACGCCGAAACGCCCGGTACATTACGGGCAGACGTTGCAGGGCGTGCGCGCCGACCCGTCGACCGCCCTCAGCCGTCTGGGCTACCTGCTGGCCGACCCGGCCAACCCGGCCATCGTCCGCGCCACCGCCGCCGACCAGTTGGCCGACCTGGGCCCGGCAGCCAGCAGCCAGTTGCGCTGGGCGCTGCAGGACCCGGAACCGTTGATCCGCGCCTACGCGGTTGCGGGTTTTGCCAGCGTGCCTGCCGAACAACGCCTGCAGCCGCTGCTGCCGCTGCTCGAAGACCCGCGCCTGGCGGTCCGCGATGAAACCGTGCGGGCCCTGGCTGATATCCCGGAAACCCAATTGCCCCAGGCCAACCAGGCCATGTTCCAGGCCCTGCTGGCCGACTACGAGCGGCGTCTGCGCGGCAATGCCGACCTGCCCGGCGGACGCCTGAACCTGGCCGTTTTGCTGTCGCGCCAGGGGCGTGACGAGCAGGCCATGGAGCAGTACCGCAAGGCCCTGGGCATGGACCCGTATTTTGTTCCGGCACGGGTCAACCTGGTCACCCTGGCCAACGCCGCACAGCGTCCGGACGAGGCCGAACGGTTGCTGCGCGACGGCGTGGCACTGGCGAAGATGCCGGCGGCCGACCGTGGCAACCTGGCCTACATGCTCGCCCTGTTGCTGGTCGAGCGCGGCCAGGCCGAAGAGGCCCTGGGCTGGATGGAACAGGCCGCCGAGGCCGTGCCTGGCAACCCACGCATCCGCTATAACCAGGGCTTGCTGCTGTCGCGCATGCAACGGCGTGAGGACGCCTTGCAGGCATTGCGCAGTGGCTTGCAACAGTCGCCGGATGACCCGGACCTGCTGTATTCGCTGATCTACCTGCATGCCCTGGCCGGTGAGCGCGAGCAAGCGTTCGGCTATGTCCGGCACTTGCGCGAAGTGGCCCCGGACGACCCGCGCCTGCAAGCGATCGAGCCCTATTGGCGCAACGGCCAGTAACAGCGCCTTGCAGCGCAGGTCATGGCAACTATTGTTAGCGAACCTCACACCAGTAGCACAACCGATAGCACAAGGAGCGCAGGGGTGAACATTCATGCACAGGTCCTGGGGCTGCAAGCGTCTGTCGCCGAGAGAGTCCTCGGCCAGGCCGACACCATTGCGCACATCGTCCTGGCGCTGCTTGCCAACGGCCATGTGCTGCTGGAAAGCCTGCCGGGGCTGGCCAAGACGCGCACGGTAAAGGCCCTGGCCACTCACCTGGACGCGCAAATGCGCCGCATCCAGTTCACCCCCGACCTGTTGCCCTCTGACGTGACCGGTGGCGAGATCCTGCAGCAGGGCAGTGAAGGCAACAGCATCAAGTTCCAGCCTGGCCCGCTGTTCGGCAATGTAATCCTGGCCGACGAGATCAACCGGGCGCCAGCCAAGGTCCAGGCGGCGCTGCTGGAGGCAATGGAGGAGCGGCAGATCACCGTGGCCGGGCACAGTTATCCGATGGCGGGGCTGTTCATGGTACTGGCAACCCAGAACCCGATCGAACAGGAGGGCACCTACCCGTTGCCCGAGGCGCAGATGGACCGCTTCCTTATGAAGCTGCAGCTTGATTACCCGCAGCCCGAGGACGAGGCCCAGGTGTTGCGCCTGGTGCGCAGCGAAGACCAGGGCGCTGGCAGCGCCGCTGCGCAAGCGCAGCGCCTGAACCAGGAGGTGATCTTCGCGGCCCGCCAGGAGGTGGCGCGGGTGCACGTGGCGCCGGCCATCGACCGTTACCTGATCGACCTGGTCAACGCCACCCGTCACCCCGAACCCTATGACGCCGACCTCAGGCGCTGGATTCGCATCGGTGCCAGTCCCCGTGGCGGTATCAGCCTTGACCGCGTGGCTCGGGCCCATGCATGGCTGAACGGTCAGGATTTCGTCTCCCCGGACAACGTGCGCGCCATCGTCCACCCGGTGCTGCGTCACCGCCTGCAGCTGTCTTACGACGCGATCAGCGATGGGGTAGGCGCCGATCAGGTGATCGACCGTTTACTGGACAGAGTCGCTATTGCGACCTGACGGGGCGACCCATGGCAAGCAACCGCGTGACCGCAGATGGCTATGTCTACATTGCGCTCGAGCAACTGATGGCGCTGGAGCCCCGTGCCCGTGGCCTGAGTTTTGTCGCCCGGCAGCCGCT encodes:
- a CDS encoding tetratricopeptide repeat protein produces the protein MKAAARLGLLVLVWAVTSVAWATGEVGRLPAAATNSEGYARPDSCQGCHAEQTGQWQHSDHAWALRDANAANVLGNFDDVRFDEAGVKARFYRKSGGFFVHIEGEQGKPEEFRILYTFGHRPLQQYLVALSRGRLQALTIAWDSRTKEQGGQRWFSLYPGQRFTPDDPLHWTGRYQNWNAMCADCHSTRLQKHYDDQQDSFASTWQEQTVGCQGCHGPGQKHVDWARAKPAEAVPGKGLVVDFKALGSRGMVEQCAYCHSRRQGLGDGQLPGHPQLDQSLPATLRQGLYHGDGQIDGEVYEFGSFTQSKMYAAGVACTDCHNPHTGKVRIEGNGLCLQCHNSGPDTARFSGLQAKDYDSPSHHHHVPGSPGAQCVNCHMPSKTYMQVDPRRDHSLRIPHPDLAAQSASPDACTGCHQDRQPAWAASAIAQWFATPKRPVHYGQTLQGVRADPSTALSRLGYLLADPANPAIVRATAADQLADLGPAASSQLRWALQDPEPLIRAYAVAGFASVPAEQRLQPLLPLLEDPRLAVRDETVRALADIPETQLPQANQAMFQALLADYERRLRGNADLPGGRLNLAVLLSRQGRDEQAMEQYRKALGMDPYFVPARVNLVTLANAAQRPDEAERLLRDGVALAKMPAADRGNLAYMLALLLVERGQAEEALGWMEQAAEAVPGNPRIRYNQGLLLSRMQRREDALQALRSGLQQSPDDPDLLYSLIYLHALAGEREQAFGYVRHLREVAPDDPRLQAIEPYWRNGQ
- a CDS encoding AAA family ATPase — translated: MNIHAQVLGLQASVAERVLGQADTIAHIVLALLANGHVLLESLPGLAKTRTVKALATHLDAQMRRIQFTPDLLPSDVTGGEILQQGSEGNSIKFQPGPLFGNVILADEINRAPAKVQAALLEAMEERQITVAGHSYPMAGLFMVLATQNPIEQEGTYPLPEAQMDRFLMKLQLDYPQPEDEAQVLRLVRSEDQGAGSAAAQAQRLNQEVIFAARQEVARVHVAPAIDRYLIDLVNATRHPEPYDADLRRWIRIGASPRGGISLDRVARAHAWLNGQDFVSPDNVRAIVHPVLRHRLQLSYDAISDGVGADQVIDRLLDRVAIAT